The following DNA comes from Bradyrhizobium sp. SK17.
GGACCACGCGGCATCTGCGGCTGACCGATTCCGGCGAGACGATCTATCGCAAGGTCCGCCCGCTGTTCGCCGCGCTGCACGACACCCACAGCGAGGCGCTGGCGATGTCGAGCGCGGTCGCCGGCACCCTGCGCATCAAGGCGCCGTACGAATTCGGCGCGCATCACGCCGGGCCGGTCGCCTGCGCGGTGATGGGCCGCTATCCGGAGCTCGCGATCCGGATCGATGTCGAGCACGACATCGTCAACCCGATCGCGGAGAATTACGACATCGTGTTCGCGATGCTGGAAGCGCCGCTGCCGTCGGCCGGCATCGTGATCCGCCGCGTCTTCACGCTGGAGCGCGGCCTGTTCGCAGCGCCGGCGCTGCTCGAGACATCAGGCGAGCCGCGCACGCTGGACGAGTTGAGGAAGCTGCCGCTGCTGACCGGCCCGAGCGATCCGCCATGGGCGATCACCGCGCCCGGCGGCGCGGTCGAGCATCTCTCGGTCGATCGCGCACGGCTCACCTCTTCGAACGCCCATGTCCGCCTGCAAGCCGCGCTCGCCGGCCATGGCGTGCTGCGGGTCACCGCGAGCTACACCCGCGCCGCGGTCGCGGCCGGCCAGTTGCGGCGGCTGTTGCCGGACCACGCCTGCGAGCCGCTCAACGTGCACGCGCTGCTGCCCGCTCGGCAATTTGTCCCGGCCAAGGTGCGCTGCTTCCTCGATGCGATGGAAGCGCATGCGCGCGGCGATCCCGAGGCCTACATCAAGCCATAGCCCGCACCCCCGTCACGCGCGCGATGACGTCAGAGGTAATCGATCGACGCCCGCAAACCTTCGATAGTCCGGACAGCCGCACAGTCCGGCACATCAGGAGAGCACCATGACCGATCATGCCACCGTCGCCCGCAACTACATCGCACTCTGGAACGAGCGAACGCCGAGCCGCCGCCGCGAGATGCTGAGCGCAAACTGGACCAGTGACGCCCGCTATGTCGATCCGCTGATGGCCGGCGACGGCCATGAGGGCGTCGACGCGCTGATCGCGGGCGTGCAGCAGAAGTTTCCGGACTTCACCTTCAAGCTGATCGGCGAGCCGAACGGCTTCGGCGACCATGTCCGCTTCTCCTGGGGCCTCGGACCCGACGGCGTCGACAGCCCGATCAAGGGCACCGACTTCGCCATGCTGAAGGACGGCCGGATCAGGAGCATCACCGGCTTCCTCGACCAGGTGCCGGGGGCTTAACCGGTTCCGTCATTCCGGGGCGACGCGTAGCGTCGAGCCCGGAATCCATCGGGCAACTTCCACCCTCGTCATTCCGGGGCTCGCGAAGCGAGAGCCCGGAATCCATCGGGCCACAGAGCCTGCGGCGAAAGGATTCCGGGCTCGACGCTACGCGTCGCCCGGAATGACGACGGGGGTTTGAGACCCAGGGCAATAGCGCCAACGGCTTCCACGCCCGCGATCCCGCTGCTAGTCTTCCCGAAACACAGGGAGGACACCATGAAGGCAGATTTCGCCTTCACCACGTCTGTCGTCAGCGACATCACGCCGGCGCTGCTGGCGATTGGCCGCGACGGCTTTCCGCAGGCCCTGATCGGCGCGCTGCGCCGCGTCGCCGGGGTCGGCCACTGCATGGTGTTCTCGTTCACCGGCCCGCGGTCCGCGTCGTGCCTGCTCGACGTCGGCAACATCCCGACCGGGCGCGACCTCGGGATCGCCTATTCCGAACATTTCCACCAGTCCGATCCGAATCGGGACGCGGTGTTCGAGGGGCAGGCACAGGCCACGCCGATCATGCTGCCGACCTTTGCGCGCCGGATGTACAGCGACGGCTACCGCAAGATCTTCTTCGACGATTCCGACATCGTCGACAAATTCGCCGCCGCGATCTGGACCGGCGACACCTGCTTCTATGTCAATTTCTACCAGATCACCGCGCAGGGCCGCTTCAACCGCGAACAGATCGCACGCCTCTCCGCGGTCGCGCCGGCGTTGACGGCCGCGGTGGCGCGGCACTTCCAGTGCGAAACGGCGGCGGATGTCGATCCGGTCGAGCGCCTGACGGGCCTGTTCGCGACCGCCGAGCCGCTCGCCAGGCTGACCGGGCGCGAGAGAGAGGTCTGCCTGCGCATTCTCTCGGGCCTCAGCTCGGAAGCGATCGCAGCCGACCTCGGCATCGGATTGCACTCCGCCCTCACCTACCGCAAGCGCGCCTACGACAAGCTCGGCATTTCCTCGCAGAACGAATTGTTCGCGATCGCGCTGCGCCTGATGGCCTCGGTCCGCAGCCTGAACTGAGACCAACCGCCACGTCGGCCATGCATATCCGATGTGACAACCTTACAGAGTCCGCGTGACATCTGTGACATCATCTCATCGTTATTCCCTGAACGATGTGCCGTTTGCTGGCGCGGCTGCTAGTGATGTGCGTCTCGGGCGGAGCGTGGAGCTTGGTCCGACGCAGCAGTTGGAAGAGGGCGGCACAGGTGCAGGCATTCACGCAATTTCGCAACGTCGACGATATCAAGGCGCTCGCATTCGACGTCCAGGGCACCTGCGTCGACTTCTATCAACCGGTGCTTCGCGCCGGTGCGGCGATCAATCGCGACAAGGGACTGGCGATCGACTGGACCAGGCTGCTGGCGGAATGGCGCGATCTGTATCGCGTCGCGCTCGATGCCGTGATTGCCGGACAGCGGCCGTGGCTGCGGGTCGATCGGATCTACCGTGAAGCGCTTGACCTCCTGCTGGAGCGACAGGGCCTCGGCGAGGCGTTCACGCCACAGGAGCGCGACGAGCTGAACAACGTCTGGACCAGGCTCGATGCCTGGCCTGACACCGTGGCGGGACTTGCGCGCTTGCGGCGGCGCTTCACCACCGCAACGCTGTCGAACGCCGGAATGGCGGCGGTGGTCGCGGTCGTGAAGCATGCCGGCCTGCCATTCGATGCGGTTCTCACGGCGGAGCTCGCCCATAGCTACAAGCCGGCCCCGTCAGTCTATCAATTGGCGGTCGACTTCCTCGGCTATCGGCCGGATCAGATCGTCATGGTGGCTTGCCACAAATATGATCTGAGGGCCGCGCGCGCCTTCGGCATGCGCACGGCGTTCGTCGCGCGTCCGCTCGAATTTGGGCCGGACGTGACGCCCGATGTGACAGCAGAGGACTGGCTCGACCTCCATGTCGACAGCTTCACCGCACTCGCCGACGCGCTCGGTGCGGGGTCGCCCGCCTGAGCTGCGTCTCGCCGCCTGTCCCCTGACGTGGGGACAGACCGCCGGCAGGCTTCGGCATTATCCTGACGCGGATCGAGCCCCGAGGATACTGCCGTGAGCACTGCGCCCCGTTTCGACATCGATGTCCCCGCCTTCTGGCAGGACCCCTATCCGACCCTGGCGCGCATGCGCAAAGAGGCGCCGATCGCCTTCGTGCCCCAGCTCGGCAGCACGCTGCTGTGCAATCGCGACGACATCTTCGTCTCCGAGAAGCAGATCGACGTGTTCTCGTCGCACCAGCCCGAGGGGCTGATGAACCGGCTGATGGGCCACAACATGATGCGCAAGGACGGCGATGCGCATATGAACGAGCGCAAGGCGATCTTCCCGGCGATCTCGCCGAAGACCGTCAGGTCGCACTGGACGGCGCAGTTCGCCGGACACGCGAACCGCATCCTCGACGAACTGGAGCCGGACGGCGTGGTGGACTTCGTGCAGGCCTTTGCGCTGCCGTTCTCGGCCGAGTGCCTGAAATCGATCACCGGCCTCACCAACATGCGCTTCCAGGACATGAACGCCTGGTCGCAGAACATGATCGACGGGATCGCCAATTATGTCGGCGATCCCGCGATCGAGGCGCGTTGCCATGCCGCGACCTCGGGCATCGATGCCGCGATCGACGACATGGTGCCGGTGTTGCGCAAGACGCCCGACCTCAGCCTGCTCGGCGTGCTGTTGCAGACCGACATGCCGATGGACAGCATACGCGCCAACATCAAGCTGGCGATCTCCGGCGGCCAGAACGAGCCGCGCGATGCCATTGCCGGCTCGGTGTGGGCGCTGCTGACCCATCCCGATCAGCTGGCGCTGGCGACGAGCGGCACGGTCCCGTGGTTGCAGGCGTTCGAGGAATATGCGCGCTGGATCTCGCCGATCGGCATGTCGCCGCGGCGGATCGCCAAGCCATGGACGATCCGCGACATCGCGTTCGAGACCGATGAACGGGTGTTCCTGATGTTCGGCTCGGCGAACCGCGACGAGAAGCATTTCGACCGGCCCGACATCTTCGAGGTGCGGCGCGACGCCAGCAAGAGCATCGCGTTCGGTGCCGGTCCGCATTTCTGCGCCGGTGCCTGGGCCTCACGTGCCATGGTCGCCGACGTCGCGCTGCCCGCGATCTTCGGCCGGCTGAAGGGCCTGCGCCTGATCGACGATCGACCGCCGCGGATCGGCGGCTGGGCCTTCCGCGGCCTGCTCGATCTGCCGGTGACGTGGGATCGGTAGGACCCAGCCCATGGACGCGCAAGCCGCCGATCTGTGAGGCGCGCGTCACATTGATGTAAATCCAGCAATGTAGGTAGATCCAGATACACGGCAATCGCGCGCCCGCGCGTTTTTCATTGCGCAATCACATCGCAAGCTGTGCCGATGTCGCGGTTTCAGCCGCGAACACGCGTCCGGCTGCGCCGCGGCATCATGCCGCCGCCA
Coding sequences within:
- a CDS encoding nuclear transport factor 2 family protein; this encodes MTDHATVARNYIALWNERTPSRRREMLSANWTSDARYVDPLMAGDGHEGVDALIAGVQQKFPDFTFKLIGEPNGFGDHVRFSWGLGPDGVDSPIKGTDFAMLKDGRIRSITGFLDQVPGA
- a CDS encoding LysR family transcriptional regulator; translation: MEWRDWELFCEVVEHGGFTAAARVLGHPKSSLSAAVQRLEANLGLRLIERTTRHLRLTDSGETIYRKVRPLFAALHDTHSEALAMSSAVAGTLRIKAPYEFGAHHAGPVACAVMGRYPELAIRIDVEHDIVNPIAENYDIVFAMLEAPLPSAGIVIRRVFTLERGLFAAPALLETSGEPRTLDELRKLPLLTGPSDPPWAITAPGGAVEHLSVDRARLTSSNAHVRLQAALAGHGVLRVTASYTRAAVAAGQLRRLLPDHACEPLNVHALLPARQFVPAKVRCFLDAMEAHARGDPEAYIKP
- a CDS encoding haloacid dehalogenase type II encodes the protein MQAFTQFRNVDDIKALAFDVQGTCVDFYQPVLRAGAAINRDKGLAIDWTRLLAEWRDLYRVALDAVIAGQRPWLRVDRIYREALDLLLERQGLGEAFTPQERDELNNVWTRLDAWPDTVAGLARLRRRFTTATLSNAGMAAVVAVVKHAGLPFDAVLTAELAHSYKPAPSVYQLAVDFLGYRPDQIVMVACHKYDLRAARAFGMRTAFVARPLEFGPDVTPDVTAEDWLDLHVDSFTALADALGAGSPA
- a CDS encoding helix-turn-helix transcriptional regulator, which codes for MKADFAFTTSVVSDITPALLAIGRDGFPQALIGALRRVAGVGHCMVFSFTGPRSASCLLDVGNIPTGRDLGIAYSEHFHQSDPNRDAVFEGQAQATPIMLPTFARRMYSDGYRKIFFDDSDIVDKFAAAIWTGDTCFYVNFYQITAQGRFNREQIARLSAVAPALTAAVARHFQCETAADVDPVERLTGLFATAEPLARLTGREREVCLRILSGLSSEAIAADLGIGLHSALTYRKRAYDKLGISSQNELFAIALRLMASVRSLN
- a CDS encoding cytochrome P450, with the translated sequence MSTAPRFDIDVPAFWQDPYPTLARMRKEAPIAFVPQLGSTLLCNRDDIFVSEKQIDVFSSHQPEGLMNRLMGHNMMRKDGDAHMNERKAIFPAISPKTVRSHWTAQFAGHANRILDELEPDGVVDFVQAFALPFSAECLKSITGLTNMRFQDMNAWSQNMIDGIANYVGDPAIEARCHAATSGIDAAIDDMVPVLRKTPDLSLLGVLLQTDMPMDSIRANIKLAISGGQNEPRDAIAGSVWALLTHPDQLALATSGTVPWLQAFEEYARWISPIGMSPRRIAKPWTIRDIAFETDERVFLMFGSANRDEKHFDRPDIFEVRRDASKSIAFGAGPHFCAGAWASRAMVADVALPAIFGRLKGLRLIDDRPPRIGGWAFRGLLDLPVTWDR